The Terriglobales bacterium genome contains a region encoding:
- a CDS encoding cupin domain-containing protein yields the protein MTIKKLSLMLVCLIAGTLMAQEAKVTELFSKDLADFPGKEGLMITVEYPPGSMDPIHRHNAHGFIYVLEGSIVMQVRGGKEVTLTPGQTFYEGPNDVHVVGRNASQTQPAKFVVVFVKDKGAPVLVPAK from the coding sequence ATGACGATAAAGAAACTGAGTTTGATGCTGGTATGCCTCATAGCTGGCACGCTCATGGCTCAGGAAGCTAAAGTGACGGAGCTTTTCTCAAAAGACCTGGCGGACTTTCCTGGCAAAGAGGGTCTGATGATCACAGTGGAATATCCGCCGGGCAGTATGGATCCAATCCATCGCCACAATGCACATGGGTTTATTTATGTGTTGGAGGGCTCGATCGTGATGCAGGTGAGAGGCGGAAAGGAAGTTACGCTGACACCTGGTCAAACCTTCTATGAAGGTCCCAACGATGTTCATGTCGTTGGGCGGAACGCAAGCCAGACCCAACCGGCGAAATTCGTCGTGGTCTTCGTGAAGGACAAAGGCGCTCCGGTGTTAGTTCCAGCGAAGTGA
- a CDS encoding SDR family oxidoreductase produces MKIVVIGGSGLIGSKLVTKLREHEHEAIAASPDSGVNTLTGEGLAEALKGASVVVDVTNSPSWEDAAVMNFFETSTRNLLTNEAAAGVGHHVALSVVGTQRLSESGYFRAKIAQEKLIKESSIPYSIVQATQFFEFVKGLADISMVGDKAHLPPVLFQPMAADDVATALGRIAVGPPVNGTVEIAGPEQFRVDELVRRRLAQLGDPRDVVADPNALYSGAKVNDRTLVPGNNAQLGETRFETWVNQPTGQVPHAKSQPAA; encoded by the coding sequence ATGAAAATCGTGGTCATCGGCGGCAGTGGACTCATCGGATCAAAGCTTGTCACCAAGCTTCGTGAGCATGAGCACGAAGCGATAGCCGCGTCACCTGATTCCGGCGTCAACACCCTCACCGGCGAGGGACTGGCCGAAGCGCTGAAGGGTGCATCGGTAGTGGTTGACGTAACTAATTCTCCCTCCTGGGAGGATGCGGCAGTGATGAATTTCTTCGAAACATCAACTCGCAACCTCCTCACCAATGAAGCGGCCGCAGGCGTAGGACATCACGTTGCGTTATCCGTCGTGGGGACCCAGCGGCTGTCCGAAAGCGGTTACTTCCGCGCCAAGATCGCTCAGGAGAAACTGATTAAAGAATCTTCAATCCCCTACTCCATCGTCCAGGCAACGCAGTTCTTCGAATTCGTCAAAGGACTTGCCGACATATCCATGGTTGGCGACAAGGCGCATTTGCCTCCTGTGCTTTTCCAGCCGATGGCTGCCGACGATGTCGCGACTGCCCTGGGCAGGATCGCGGTAGGCCCGCCGGTAAATGGCACGGTCGAAATAGCGGGGCCGGAACAGTTTCGCGTGGATGAACTAGTCCGGCGACGTTTGGCCCAGCTCGGAGATCCTCGCGATGTCGTCGCTGATCCGAATGCGCTCTACTCTGGGGCGAAGGTCAACGACCGAACATTGGTTCCGGGGAATAACGCGCAACTCGGAGAGACTCGCTTCGAAACTTGGGTCAATCAGCCTACAGGTCAGGTCCCTCATGCGAAATCGCAACCGGCAGCATGA